The Candidatus Zixiibacteriota bacterium genome includes a window with the following:
- a CDS encoding redox-sensing transcriptional repressor Rex, translated as MDGRPAPIPKKRISESTIHRLSLYYRALSLLEKEDFETVSSKELAKREKLTPAQVRKDLSFFGSFGTRGLGYPVKELKAKIAEILGIDRIWRVALIGIGNIGSALVSYKEFIRQGFHIVKLFDNDQRKIGSNHKGIIVSDIKDLVTELQEDQIEMVIIAVPATVAQYIVDDVVAGGVKAILNFAPINLKVPPDIHVRNENMAMELEYLSFGMVNDHPPRRQR; from the coding sequence ATGGACGGCCGTCCGGCCCCAATACCCAAGAAGCGCATTTCCGAATCAACGATCCATCGGTTGTCGCTTTATTATCGGGCTTTGTCGCTGCTGGAGAAGGAAGATTTCGAGACCGTCTCCTCCAAAGAGCTGGCCAAGCGTGAAAAACTCACTCCCGCTCAAGTGCGCAAGGATCTGTCGTTTTTCGGGTCATTCGGCACCCGCGGCCTCGGATATCCGGTCAAAGAACTGAAAGCGAAAATCGCCGAGATTCTCGGCATCGATCGCATCTGGCGCGTCGCTCTGATCGGTATCGGCAATATCGGCTCAGCGCTGGTAAGTTACAAAGAATTCATCCGGCAGGGTTTTCATATCGTGAAATTGTTCGACAACGATCAGCGCAAGATCGGGTCGAATCACAAGGGGATCATCGTTTCGGATATCAAGGATCTCGTAACTGAGTTGCAGGAAGATCAAATCGAGATGGTGATAATCGCTGTTCCCGCTACCGTGGCTCAGTACATTGTCGATGACGTCGTGGCGGGAGGAGTTAAGGCTATTCTCAATTTCGCCCCTATTAACCTGAAAGTCCCACCGGATATCCATGTTCGTAACGAGAATATGGCAATGGAATTGGAATACCTGTCGTTCGGCATGGTCAACGATCATCCGCCGCGGCGGCAGCGCTAA
- a CDS encoding T9SS type A sorting domain-containing protein, translated as MKRIPLLIALVLTFSFGLAYAQGGSVTVDHITTTWVDNSTPPEYGVAGATYLAPGDVTYFIRYTNATGDYVKGMTNGFVVNGPASFTPATGAELELTGGGFLSGLFDLVHTVGTVSSDGTGDDQVTFSYSVMTLPGIADGFDEIIGAIYTGCDTDGETLCLDSMYYPPSGLWLWAPGGVPEWDGPYCYTIHPIPNLPPEFTNCPGTAYTGSHCSVVSYTFTATDEESDPFTFSVTDGVGTINAASGAWSYAPSLADVGASLYVEVMVTDAYHDATTANHCTYDLAFTNIGPSFTGGCGTTYFSGADMATTVAVTAADGDCDPVTITFVGILPVPVGTVVGTGASVIFTPNIVDTGVVYTLTFEATDGVDAATCEAYVDVKGETNFEIMIEKNHGDDYYPYGVIQGQHAFVDVTMNAGSEIPAGFDLLMAYDASALTFQTAVAGAAFYDGGCGWEYFSYRYGPDGNCGNACPSGMIRVVGIAETNNGANHPSCLKPSLPAVMFTLDFLVTNDRTFECQFVPIRFYWMDCGDNSLAYYPLTAQDSVVQGIENSVWNYYGGYDPDVYTEVTSTPYFPGYFGAPDDCMNPVEGKPDPKRIIDFYNGGIDIICADDIDARGDINLNGESNEIADAVLLSNYFIQGLDVFKVNIDGQIAATDVNADGLTLSVADLVYLIRVIVGDAEPYDKLSTVNVNYTIDNGVVAVDREMGGAFLTVAGDVTPTLLADNMELKYASDGDVTRILVSSLNGNTFNGEFVDVNGQVLSIELASANGSVANLTQMPTSFSLAQNYPNPFNPTTTIGFSMKEAGQYELAIYNVTGQKVATFAGTAEAGNFTIEWDASNEASGVYFYKFSTNNFTDTKKMVLLK; from the coding sequence ATGAAACGCATTCCATTGCTTATCGCTTTGGTCTTGACCTTTTCATTTGGGCTGGCCTATGCACAGGGTGGCTCCGTAACTGTTGACCACATCACCACTACCTGGGTTGACAATTCAACTCCGCCAGAATATGGCGTTGCTGGTGCTACGTACTTGGCCCCTGGCGATGTTACCTATTTCATCCGCTACACCAATGCTACTGGTGACTATGTCAAAGGTATGACCAACGGTTTTGTCGTCAATGGTCCGGCTTCTTTCACTCCGGCTACTGGCGCTGAACTCGAACTCACCGGCGGTGGCTTTCTGTCCGGTTTGTTCGACTTAGTTCACACTGTTGGCACCGTCTCTTCTGACGGTACCGGCGACGACCAGGTTACCTTCAGCTATTCAGTTATGACATTGCCCGGTATTGCTGATGGCTTTGATGAGATCATCGGCGCCATCTACACCGGCTGCGACACTGATGGTGAAACCCTGTGTCTCGACTCGATGTACTACCCGCCGTCAGGTCTCTGGCTGTGGGCTCCGGGCGGCGTCCCGGAATGGGATGGTCCGTACTGCTACACGATTCACCCGATTCCGAACCTGCCTCCCGAATTCACCAACTGCCCGGGCACTGCCTACACTGGTTCGCACTGCTCCGTGGTTAGCTACACCTTCACAGCTACTGACGAAGAAAGCGATCCTTTCACTTTCTCCGTCACTGATGGTGTTGGTACGATCAACGCTGCCTCCGGCGCCTGGAGCTATGCTCCGTCGCTGGCCGACGTGGGTGCCTCGCTGTATGTCGAAGTTATGGTGACTGATGCTTATCATGACGCGACTACCGCCAATCACTGCACCTACGACCTGGCTTTCACGAACATCGGTCCGTCCTTCACGGGCGGCTGCGGCACCACCTACTTCTCCGGTGCTGACATGGCTACGACCGTTGCCGTTACCGCCGCTGATGGCGATTGCGACCCGGTTACGATCACCTTTGTCGGTATCCTCCCGGTTCCGGTTGGAACGGTTGTCGGTACTGGTGCTTCGGTTATCTTCACACCGAACATCGTTGACACTGGTGTTGTTTACACTCTGACCTTTGAAGCCACCGATGGCGTCGACGCTGCCACCTGTGAGGCTTATGTCGACGTTAAGGGTGAAACCAACTTCGAGATCATGATCGAGAAGAACCATGGCGACGATTACTATCCTTATGGTGTAATCCAGGGCCAGCACGCTTTCGTGGATGTTACCATGAATGCCGGTTCCGAGATCCCGGCTGGTTTTGACCTGTTGATGGCCTATGACGCCTCGGCTCTGACCTTCCAGACTGCCGTGGCCGGTGCTGCGTTCTACGATGGTGGCTGTGGCTGGGAATACTTCAGCTATCGCTACGGTCCCGACGGCAACTGCGGCAACGCCTGCCCGAGCGGCATGATTCGCGTAGTCGGTATTGCCGAGACCAACAATGGCGCCAACCATCCGTCCTGCTTGAAGCCGAGCCTCCCGGCCGTCATGTTCACTCTGGACTTCCTGGTCACCAACGACCGGACTTTCGAGTGTCAGTTCGTGCCGATCCGGTTCTACTGGATGGATTGCGGCGACAACTCCCTGGCTTACTACCCGCTGACCGCTCAGGACAGCGTTGTTCAGGGTATTGAGAATTCGGTTTGGAACTACTACGGTGGTTACGATCCGGACGTGTACACTGAAGTCACTTCTACTCCGTACTTCCCCGGCTACTTTGGTGCCCCGGACGACTGCATGAACCCGGTCGAGGGCAAGCCGGATCCGAAGCGGATCATCGACTTCTACAACGGTGGTATTGACATCATCTGTGCCGACGACATCGACGCTCGCGGCGACATCAACCTGAACGGTGAGTCGAACGAAATCGCTGACGCGGTTCTTCTCAGCAACTACTTCATTCAGGGCCTGGATGTCTTCAAAGTCAATATCGACGGTCAGATTGCCGCTACCGACGTCAACGCTGACGGTCTGACTCTGTCGGTTGCCGACCTGGTCTACCTGATCCGTGTGATCGTTGGCGATGCCGAGCCCTACGACAAGCTGAGCACTGTTAATGTCAACTACACCATCGACAACGGTGTGGTGGCTGTCGATCGCGAGATGGGCGGCGCCTTCCTGACCGTAGCCGGCGATGTTACCCCGACTCTGTTGGCCGACAACATGGAACTGAAGTATGCCTCTGACGGCGACGTCACCCGCATCCTCGTTTCCTCGCTGAACGGCAACACCTTCAACGGTGAGTTCGTGGACGTCAACGGCCAGGTCCTGTCGATCGAGTTGGCTTCGGCTAACGGTTCGGTTGCTAACCTGACTCAGATGCCGACCAGCTTCAGCCTGGCTCAGAACTACCCGAACCCGTTCAACCCGACCACCACGATTGGCTTCTCGATGAAGGAAGCCGGTCAGTATGAACTGGCCATTTACAACGTGACTGGTCAGAAGGTTGCCACCTTTGCGGGTACCGCCGAGGCCGGTAACTTCACCATTGAATGGGATGCTTCCAACGAAGCCAGTGGTGTTTACTTCTACAAGTTCTCGACCAACAACTTCACCGACACCAAGAAGATGGTGCTCTTGAAGTAA
- a CDS encoding HDOD domain-containing protein gives MASSATQDINQRLEKFTSLPSIPQIIVKIRQISEDPKSNVADLANCILSDHQLTSRILRMANSPYYGDFAGRVTTVTHAIVLMGFRAVRNIAISMSVYGVVNNLTKNTNFDITAFWTRSVACGVIAKYLAERIGQKELIEAAFIAGFMHDIGQVILAGLFPDDYGSVGKEELEAPNVHKTEKILLGMNHMEAGGLVARKWNLPETLIASITEHHRLGLRPDEKSSKLIVDLVFLSDRLYAHMMAGSKPDSEAYTQITNTANQLIGVSQQSMVELVEICREQIAEIAGDLDINIEKEFERASISVEEGADDIRQQLTNKEVQLAFLQNTTTALLEAKTIDEILQILCETVFRGLQMGRVLIFAFDKKKAAFNGRVGFGLESQDAVQQLSFPVDQGLFKHLCEKGKPLTVDSDAREIYRQIISQEEAERLETKAFAAIPIKVFDEVQYVIIADRPDKDTPIHDETLRSMTSIANQGALSIERQLYKASMRR, from the coding sequence ATGGCTAGCTCTGCAACACAGGACATAAATCAGCGGCTTGAGAAGTTCACTTCGCTGCCTTCGATTCCTCAGATTATTGTCAAAATAAGACAGATATCCGAGGATCCGAAATCGAACGTGGCGGATCTGGCTAACTGTATCCTGAGCGACCATCAGCTCACCAGCCGGATTCTCCGCATGGCCAATTCTCCTTATTACGGTGATTTTGCCGGACGGGTAACCACCGTAACTCACGCCATTGTCCTCATGGGTTTCCGGGCAGTGCGCAATATCGCTATTAGCATGTCGGTTTACGGTGTCGTGAACAACCTGACCAAGAACACCAATTTCGACATCACCGCTTTCTGGACACGGTCGGTAGCCTGTGGTGTGATTGCCAAATACCTGGCCGAGAGAATCGGTCAAAAGGAACTCATCGAAGCCGCCTTTATCGCCGGTTTCATGCACGATATCGGTCAGGTGATTCTTGCCGGTCTGTTCCCGGACGACTACGGCTCGGTCGGCAAGGAAGAACTCGAAGCTCCCAATGTGCATAAAACCGAGAAGATCCTCCTGGGCATGAACCACATGGAAGCGGGTGGCCTGGTGGCCCGGAAATGGAATCTTCCGGAAACACTCATCGCATCTATCACCGAGCACCATCGTCTTGGTTTACGTCCCGATGAAAAATCGTCCAAACTGATTGTCGACCTGGTCTTCTTGTCCGATCGACTCTACGCCCACATGATGGCCGGTTCCAAACCGGATTCCGAGGCATACACCCAGATAACCAACACGGCTAATCAATTGATCGGGGTGTCGCAGCAGAGCATGGTCGAACTGGTGGAAATCTGCCGTGAGCAGATTGCCGAGATAGCCGGCGACCTCGATATTAATATCGAAAAGGAATTCGAGCGAGCTTCGATATCGGTCGAGGAAGGCGCCGATGATATCAGGCAACAGCTTACCAATAAAGAAGTACAACTGGCCTTCCTTCAGAACACCACGACCGCCCTGCTGGAAGCGAAAACGATCGACGAAATCCTCCAGATCCTCTGTGAAACGGTATTCAGAGGTCTTCAGATGGGCCGAGTACTGATTTTTGCTTTTGACAAAAAGAAAGCGGCGTTCAACGGACGGGTAGGATTCGGACTGGAATCACAGGACGCCGTTCAGCAGTTGAGTTTCCCGGTCGACCAGGGGCTGTTCAAACACTTGTGCGAAAAAGGCAAACCGTTGACGGTCGACTCCGACGCCCGTGAAATATACCGGCAGATCATCTCCCAGGAAGAAGCCGAGCGACTCGAGACCAAAGCCTTTGCCGCCATCCCAATCAAGGTTTTTGATGAAGTCCAATACGTCATTATCGCCGATCGACCGGATAAAGATACGCCGATCCACGATGAGACTTTGCGTTCGATGACCTCCATCGCCAATCAGGGGGCGTTGTCAATCGAGCGACAGCTTTACAAAGCCTCCATGCGCCGCTAA
- a CDS encoding tetratricopeptide repeat protein, whose amino-acid sequence MRSILLTGLLLLIAASGFTQNTDSLKFYLNQGRDQFKKRHYEQAYESLQKVLGYDPTSYEAIKMLAVSAINIGKAEDGRKLFEKAYQINPKDKDICNNLGALYSNLGQSTRALEFYQQAYQIDTANALLMTNMGQEYLKLGQVGKAIPLLQRAFPLEPEKPIIAYLLGNCFAAAEINDSALYYYNKALEKKKTDAELYYRLGTVQRKLGKTDDAVESFQRSLDIDPNQRDCKQALAMILFNRGEFSDAAGWFESIAIDYPDYYPSFIGLGVCRGMLNDLAASDSILTRLFSVDSTMGFQMLQMLQDTRTRQGGSSSH is encoded by the coding sequence ATGAGATCGATTTTACTGACTGGATTGTTGCTGCTTATTGCCGCTTCCGGTTTCACGCAGAATACGGATTCCCTTAAATTCTATCTTAACCAGGGTCGTGATCAGTTTAAAAAACGCCATTACGAACAAGCGTATGAATCTCTGCAGAAAGTTCTCGGATACGACCCGACTTCCTACGAGGCGATCAAAATGCTGGCGGTCTCGGCGATCAATATCGGGAAAGCCGAAGATGGCCGTAAACTGTTCGAGAAGGCCTACCAGATCAATCCCAAGGATAAAGATATCTGCAATAACCTCGGCGCCCTTTACTCGAACCTGGGGCAATCGACCCGCGCCCTCGAGTTTTATCAGCAAGCCTATCAGATCGATACCGCCAACGCCCTGCTCATGACCAATATGGGACAGGAGTATCTTAAACTGGGCCAGGTCGGTAAAGCGATCCCTCTGCTCCAGAGAGCATTTCCGCTTGAGCCGGAGAAACCCATCATTGCTTATCTGCTGGGGAACTGCTTCGCGGCGGCGGAAATAAACGACAGCGCTTTGTACTATTACAACAAGGCTCTTGAAAAGAAGAAGACGGACGCCGAACTATATTATCGCCTTGGAACCGTGCAGCGCAAACTCGGTAAGACCGATGATGCCGTCGAGAGTTTCCAACGCTCTCTCGACATCGATCCCAACCAGCGTGACTGTAAACAAGCCCTCGCCATGATCCTTTTCAACCGCGGTGAGTTCAGCGATGCCGCCGGTTGGTTTGAATCGATTGCCATAGATTATCCTGATTACTACCCTTCATTTATAGGCCTCGGCGTTTGCCGCGGTATGCTCAACGATCTCGCGGCATCGGATTCCATTCTTACACGACTTTTCAGCGTCGATTCCACCATGGGATTTCAGATGCTTCAGATGCTCCAGGATACACGCACCCGACAGGGAGGATCTTCCTCGCACTAG
- a CDS encoding PEGA domain-containing protein — protein sequence MACWATVILLATGLGAAPQDWGFLYVASQPPGAKLVIDGAAETAYMTPALCTLSAGSHRLMLSMDHYRPETVTVAITAGEVTRQQVDFVSLNQLSVEPPGKLTVFQQYGSLTLISDFPDAKIYLDRDSVEPRTPVTLDNVAAGLHQVVLQLGSMMYDTVVSVEPGQVTIVQASFADLASGNPREAIKAVPLDYEIEIPSCFYRRDYDKHPEGTNIAIKGCDVTVRLATGQDTLDFSHNNLSEQDIKFDHRGFPTEKQVKDTLLTGRIDIPSDDSLVVGIRVFANPKPGYVDRDKIDPVIKSYMIPADFNYGEPITLRLKIQPDGTVSFRYF from the coding sequence ATGGCCTGTTGGGCAACGGTGATTCTGCTTGCGACCGGTCTTGGTGCCGCTCCGCAGGACTGGGGATTTCTCTATGTCGCCTCACAACCGCCCGGCGCCAAGCTGGTCATAGATGGCGCAGCCGAAACCGCGTACATGACCCCGGCGCTCTGCACTCTCTCTGCCGGGTCACATCGACTCATGCTTTCGATGGATCATTACCGTCCTGAAACGGTGACCGTCGCCATAACTGCCGGTGAGGTTACCCGTCAGCAGGTTGATTTCGTCAGCCTCAACCAACTTTCCGTCGAACCACCCGGCAAACTGACCGTTTTTCAGCAGTATGGCTCCCTGACCCTGATATCCGATTTCCCCGATGCAAAAATCTACCTCGACCGCGACTCGGTCGAGCCCCGTACCCCGGTAACACTGGACAATGTCGCCGCCGGACTGCATCAGGTCGTGTTACAGCTTGGGAGCATGATGTATGATACCGTGGTATCGGTCGAACCGGGTCAGGTGACGATAGTGCAGGCCTCATTCGCCGATCTGGCATCCGGGAATCCCCGGGAGGCGATCAAAGCAGTCCCCCTCGACTATGAAATTGAAATTCCCTCTTGTTTCTACCGCCGCGACTACGACAAACATCCCGAGGGAACCAATATCGCGATCAAGGGCTGCGATGTCACCGTGCGTCTGGCAACCGGTCAGGACACGCTCGATTTTTCCCATAACAATCTTTCCGAGCAGGATATCAAATTCGATCACCGCGGTTTCCCGACTGAGAAACAGGTTAAAGACACCCTGCTGACAGGTCGGATCGATATTCCGTCCGACGACAGCCTGGTGGTGGGGATCCGCGTCTTTGCAAATCCAAAACCCGGTTATGTCGATCGCGATAAGATAGATCCCGTTATCAAAAGCTACATGATACCGGCTGATTTCAACTACGGCGAGCCAATCACTCTGCGTCTGAAGATTCAACCCGACGGAACCGTTAGTTTCCGGTACTTTTAG
- a CDS encoding TrkA family potassium uptake protein, with the protein MKKFAVIGLGKFGFHVAKALYEDHNEVVAIDADPSRVQAIDPYSSEALVMDSTDKEALQALGLERMDGVIVSTGTNIAVSILLCQYLVELGVKRIMIKAINDDHATILQRLGATEVIHPERDVALRIAHSLSMPNILDFIPLSKDFELIQVGPPAEFLGKTLKDLNLRHKYNVHVIAIKDSGTEAFRLVPSADYIIRAEDILIMLGKIEDIQKIRDLR; encoded by the coding sequence ATGAAAAAATTCGCTGTAATAGGTTTGGGCAAATTCGGCTTCCATGTCGCCAAGGCGCTGTACGAAGACCACAACGAGGTGGTAGCGATTGACGCCGATCCTTCTCGGGTTCAGGCGATCGATCCTTATTCCAGCGAGGCGCTCGTGATGGATTCCACCGATAAGGAAGCGCTCCAGGCACTCGGTCTCGAGCGTATGGACGGAGTCATTGTCTCCACCGGCACCAATATCGCGGTGAGTATTCTCCTTTGCCAGTACCTGGTCGAACTGGGTGTCAAAAGGATCATGATCAAGGCGATCAACGACGACCATGCCACTATTCTGCAACGGCTCGGCGCTACTGAGGTGATTCATCCGGAGCGCGACGTGGCTCTGCGTATCGCTCATTCCCTTTCGATGCCCAACATTCTCGATTTCATTCCGCTGTCAAAGGATTTCGAGCTGATTCAGGTCGGTCCGCCTGCGGAGTTTCTCGGGAAAACACTCAAGGACCTCAACCTTCGGCACAAGTACAACGTTCATGTCATCGCTATCAAGGACTCCGGCACCGAGGCGTTCCGCCTGGTACCTTCGGCTGATTACATCATCCGTGCCGAGGATATTCTGATCATGCTCGGTAAAATCGAAGACATCCAGAAGATCCGCGATCTGCGTTAA
- a CDS encoding AAA family ATPase, which produces MTSNNGISPRGIVITGAPASGKSLFLKRLMLEPCCEDFVFIGEIARRLLEDNPSYRQNWGEFHNEVYRLQVEAEKAAEGNIFVSDRGTVDAFSFHPETAAQMGTSIETEYERYFAVIQLGSSAVLGQPYYRTDEIRTETEAEALAFELATTRVWKAHPRYYYVPAEIDIEKKYRTFLVIIEKIILELTEGRQNR; this is translated from the coding sequence GTGACTTCGAACAACGGCATTAGCCCTCGTGGTATCGTCATCACCGGCGCACCGGCTTCGGGTAAGAGCTTGTTCCTTAAGAGACTGATGCTTGAGCCTTGTTGTGAGGATTTTGTTTTCATCGGTGAAATCGCACGCCGCCTGCTTGAGGATAATCCCTCATACAGACAGAACTGGGGAGAATTCCATAACGAGGTGTATCGTCTTCAAGTCGAAGCAGAGAAAGCGGCTGAGGGGAATATCTTCGTTTCTGATCGCGGTACGGTCGATGCCTTTTCGTTTCATCCTGAGACGGCCGCTCAAATGGGAACGAGTATTGAAACCGAGTATGAAAGATATTTTGCGGTAATACAGTTAGGCAGCTCCGCGGTTTTGGGGCAACCTTACTATCGAACCGATGAAATCCGGACTGAGACGGAAGCTGAAGCACTGGCGTTCGAGCTGGCCACTACTCGGGTGTGGAAGGCCCATCCCCGGTATTATTATGTACCCGCTGAGATCGACATCGAAAAGAAATACCGGACATTTCTTGTAATAATAGAGAAGATCATTCTTGAGTTGACGGAGGGACGGCAAAATCGATAG
- a CDS encoding HDOD domain-containing protein, with translation MLLIEKGMEKETSTKSSVDRLISTIGDLPASPATVSAVMGLTSNLDAKVADVSRLLSSDQSLTARVLKLSNSSYYGRSKEVTTLREAIMVLGFFTVRSMVIASSAHTMFQKGQADQISKALWEHSFSTAVAARQIAAHIKHPNKDEIFIAALMHDIGKLVLLQKFPDAYAQLIEQAIDEQIRIYDIEAREYSFTHCDVASLLLEKWSFPDNLCAAIQMHHDPPPISEDQVAPPSQVILLANYMAKGLGIGFADWRPDNFADTEAARALGLDESTIDNLMTSIENHYQAEIKIFEE, from the coding sequence GTGCTATTGATCGAAAAAGGTATGGAAAAAGAGACTTCAACCAAATCATCCGTAGACCGTCTGATATCAACCATCGGGGATCTGCCGGCATCACCGGCTACCGTCAGCGCCGTCATGGGGCTGACCTCCAACCTCGATGCCAAGGTAGCGGATGTCTCCCGGCTGCTTTCAAGCGACCAGTCGCTTACGGCCCGGGTGTTGAAACTCTCCAATTCGTCCTACTACGGCCGCTCCAAAGAAGTTACCACCTTGCGCGAGGCGATCATGGTACTGGGATTCTTCACCGTGCGGTCAATGGTCATCGCCTCGTCGGCTCACACCATGTTCCAGAAGGGGCAGGCAGACCAGATCAGTAAAGCTCTCTGGGAGCATTCGTTCTCGACCGCGGTGGCAGCCCGGCAGATCGCAGCTCATATCAAACATCCCAACAAGGATGAAATTTTCATTGCGGCGCTGATGCACGACATTGGCAAACTGGTGCTTCTGCAGAAATTCCCGGACGCCTATGCGCAATTGATTGAGCAGGCGATCGATGAGCAGATTCGCATCTATGACATCGAGGCTCGCGAATACAGCTTCACCCACTGTGACGTGGCATCTTTGCTCCTTGAGAAGTGGTCTTTCCCGGATAATTTGTGTGCCGCCATTCAGATGCACCATGACCCGCCGCCGATCTCGGAAGATCAGGTTGCACCACCCTCACAGGTAATTCTCCTGGCCAATTACATGGCCAAGGGACTGGGTATCGGTTTTGCCGACTGGCGTCCCGATAATTTCGCCGATACGGAAGCGGCCAGGGCGCTTGGTCTCGACGAGTCGACTATAGACAACTTGATGACCTCTATCGAGAACCATTACCAGGCCGAGATTAAAATTTTCGAGGAATGA
- a CDS encoding TrkH family potassium uptake protein, with protein MSLDQTSQPVSGRPWFKMHPAALLGLSFLAAIAAGAVLLALPIATRTGSIGFVDALFTATSAVCVTGLIVVDTGSYFTTFGQVVILILIQVGGLGVMTISVALFNLIGRDISFKNRMLMQDLLSHKPRQDIYGLVWTVILFSLLSELVGAALLFPGFIADYPVGEAIYQSVFHSVSAFCNAGFSLFSDSLVRYNDSLLITGTLSLLIVVGGIGFPVVYNLYCWSRDKSVRRPKLAVQTKTVLVTSAVLIVIGAVLFGVLEWNIIAEESSWFKRLLIPLFQSITCRTAGFNSVDIGSLSEATLAMMMFLMFFGASPGSCGGGVKTTTLAVLAVFTVSRIYHKKRVNMFHKSIPQETVTRSISLIVLSLAIIGLVLFVVLIGNASDAPGVQDHHNPFLAYLFETVSAFGTVGLSMGVTADLNGFGKIMIMLLMLIGRLGVLSFSYIIVGAAGVLRGKVYSEENVMIG; from the coding sequence ATGTCCCTCGATCAAACATCACAGCCGGTCAGTGGCCGACCCTGGTTCAAGATGCATCCTGCAGCTTTGCTGGGCCTGTCGTTCCTGGCCGCGATTGCCGCGGGAGCAGTATTACTGGCTCTGCCGATTGCTACCCGTACAGGTTCGATCGGTTTTGTCGACGCTCTCTTCACGGCCACTTCGGCGGTCTGTGTCACGGGATTGATCGTGGTCGATACCGGCTCGTATTTCACCACTTTCGGACAGGTTGTAATACTTATCCTGATCCAGGTAGGCGGACTGGGCGTCATGACCATTTCGGTGGCGTTGTTCAACCTGATCGGACGGGACATATCGTTCAAGAATCGCATGCTGATGCAGGACCTTCTTTCGCATAAGCCGCGTCAGGATATTTATGGCCTGGTCTGGACGGTGATCCTGTTTTCACTGTTGAGCGAACTGGTCGGCGCCGCTCTGCTTTTCCCCGGTTTTATCGCCGATTATCCGGTCGGTGAGGCGATCTATCAGTCTGTCTTTCATTCGGTATCGGCTTTTTGTAACGCCGGTTTTTCACTTTTTTCGGATTCGCTCGTTCGCTACAACGACAGCCTGCTGATAACCGGAACACTCAGCCTGCTTATCGTGGTAGGCGGTATCGGCTTCCCGGTGGTTTACAATCTTTACTGCTGGAGCCGGGACAAATCGGTCCGCCGTCCTAAACTGGCGGTGCAGACAAAAACCGTGCTGGTTACCTCGGCCGTATTGATTGTCATCGGCGCTGTTCTGTTCGGGGTATTGGAATGGAATATAATCGCCGAGGAAAGCTCCTGGTTCAAACGACTGCTGATTCCTCTGTTTCAGTCGATCACCTGTCGTACCGCCGGATTCAATTCGGTCGATATCGGCTCGCTCAGCGAAGCCACTCTGGCCATGATGATGTTTCTGATGTTCTTCGGGGCTTCCCCCGGCTCCTGCGGCGGCGGCGTAAAAACCACCACCCTGGCCGTTTTGGCCGTCTTTACCGTCAGCCGTATTTACCACAAGAAACGGGTAAACATGTTTCACAAAAGCATCCCGCAGGAGACGGTCACGCGCAGTATCTCGTTGATCGTTCTTTCGCTGGCCATCATCGGGCTGGTCCTGTTCGTGGTCCTGATCGGCAACGCCAGCGATGCCCCCGGCGTGCAGGATCACCATAATCCGTTCCTTGCTTATTTGTTCGAGACCGTGTCGGCTTTCGGTACGGTGGGATTGTCGATGGGGGTCACTGCCGACCTGAACGGTTTCGGCAAAATCATGATCATGCTGCTGATGCTGATCGGCCGACTCGGCGTACTGTCGTTCTCCTACATTATAGTGGGAGCTGCGGGGGTTCTGCGCGGCAAGGTCTATTCCGAAGAAAACGTTATGATCGGTTAA